A stretch of Comamonadaceae bacterium M7527 DNA encodes these proteins:
- a CDS encoding sigma-54 dependent transcriptional regulator: protein MNANQQPHFSAVWLDPMRALQDDECAKLGECGVAPVTINILADLRQALTSAHVVVVRLLDSLELFTEVTQLIATLGYQVPVVCRVERRNLSLTVQAMQHGALHVIATDDYSAQAWSNVTKALTAKQMDKATQVKAPKSAVFVDPASQHLLALAQRVAQTDVTALLVGPTGSGKEVLARVLHESSNRAKAPFVALNCAALPEHLIEDLLFGHDKGAFTGALKEHKGLFEQAQGGTIFLDEIGEMPMALQSKLLRVLQERTLTRLGGQNAIALDVRVVAATNKDLREAMQAREFREDLYFRISTFRLSLLPLAQRPGDILPLVAQMLVTHGQAGMAYNLDEQAQSQLLSYPWPGNVRELENVVQRAVVLCGNGLITAAHLLFDDYQNDTTVNSVFGAAMSHTAAQSVEADTAQLPTTPVATQVTKAIPVQTSMPIDLQDAMKQSEHQVIAAALQSTDSRMAAAKLLGISPRTLRYKLAQFRERGVNFAGASL, encoded by the coding sequence GTGAACGCTAATCAACAACCTCATTTCTCTGCCGTTTGGCTGGACCCCATGCGCGCGCTGCAAGACGACGAGTGCGCCAAATTGGGCGAGTGCGGCGTGGCACCTGTCACCATCAACATTTTGGCCGACTTGCGCCAAGCGCTAACAAGTGCGCATGTGGTGGTGGTGCGTTTGCTGGACAGCTTGGAGTTGTTCACAGAGGTCACGCAACTCATTGCCACACTGGGCTACCAAGTGCCCGTGGTGTGCCGCGTAGAGCGACGCAACTTAAGCCTCACCGTGCAAGCCATGCAACATGGCGCTTTGCACGTGATTGCCACAGACGACTACAGTGCACAGGCGTGGAGCAACGTTACCAAAGCGCTCACAGCCAAGCAGATGGACAAAGCCACACAGGTCAAAGCGCCTAAAAGCGCGGTATTTGTTGATCCAGCCAGCCAGCACTTGTTGGCCTTGGCCCAGCGCGTGGCACAAACCGACGTAACAGCCTTGTTGGTAGGTCCAACAGGTTCAGGCAAGGAAGTGTTGGCGCGTGTGTTGCACGAGTCATCCAACCGCGCCAAGGCACCGTTTGTAGCGCTAAACTGCGCGGCCTTGCCAGAGCACCTGATTGAAGACTTGCTGTTTGGTCACGACAAAGGCGCGTTTACGGGCGCACTGAAGGAGCACAAAGGCTTGTTTGAGCAAGCGCAAGGCGGCACCATTTTCTTGGATGAAATTGGCGAAATGCCCATGGCCTTGCAAAGCAAGTTGCTGCGCGTGTTGCAGGAGCGCACACTCACACGTTTGGGAGGTCAAAACGCCATTGCACTAGACGTGCGCGTGGTGGCTGCGACCAACAAAGACCTGCGCGAAGCCATGCAGGCACGCGAGTTTCGTGAAGACTTGTACTTTCGCATCTCCACATTCCGCTTAAGCCTGTTGCCATTGGCGCAGCGCCCAGGCGACATCTTGCCCTTGGTTGCGCAAATGTTGGTTACACACGGCCAAGCCGGCATGGCTTACAACCTGGACGAACAAGCGCAAAGCCAGTTGCTGTCTTACCCATGGCCTGGCAACGTACGTGAACTAGAAAACGTGGTGCAACGCGCCGTGGTGTTGTGTGGCAACGGCCTTATTACAGCCGCGCACTTGTTGTTTGACGACTACCAAAACGACACAACGGTAAACAGCGTGTTTGGCGCAGCCATGTCACACACAGCCGCACAGTCTGTTGAAGCTGACACCGCACAGCTACCCACTACACCAGTAGCCACACAAGTAACAAAAGCAATACCGGTGCAAACCAGCATGCCCATTGACTTGCAAGACGCCATGAAGCAAAGCGAGCACCAAGTTATTGCTGCCGCCTTGCAAAGCACAGACAGCCGTATGGCCGCTGCCAAGTTGTTGGGCATTAGCCCACGCACGTTGCGCTACAAGTTGGCGCAGTTTCGTGAGCGCGGCGTGAACTTTGCCGGCGCCAGCCTGTAA
- the fliE gene encoding flagellar hook-basal body complex protein FliE, producing the protein MIEKATSSANIASMLATLKNAQAQAQQGVSQQPNLGLNHIESSNKPSFMEAVRGAVSEVNNTQQASRSLQTAFERGEDVPLTDVVLGMQKSSLAFEATLQVRNKVLKAYEEILNMPV; encoded by the coding sequence ATGATTGAAAAAGCTACATCCTCAGCCAACATTGCCTCTATGTTGGCCACTCTTAAAAATGCACAAGCGCAAGCCCAGCAAGGCGTATCGCAGCAGCCCAACCTGGGTCTTAACCACATAGAGTCCAGCAACAAGCCCAGCTTCATGGAAGCGGTGCGCGGTGCAGTCAGCGAGGTGAACAACACCCAGCAAGCATCACGCAGTTTGCAAACCGCCTTTGAGCGCGGTGAAGACGTGCCTTTGACCGATGTGGTCTTGGGTATGCAGAAATCATCTTTGGCATTTGAGGCCACCTTGCAGGTGCGCAACAAAGTGTTGAAGGCCTACGAAGAAATCTTAAACATGCCTGTTTAA
- the fliF gene encoding flagellar M-ring protein FliF, whose amino-acid sequence MSTAVMNPTTFQGADAASGPNNVPATAGNNAGAMTAGQGGDAGGTGMVVAGGPMAQMRQVLQQPTVKKSMPAIVALMTVVILALAYSWMQAPQSRTLLPGLQGADLQTAYESLQQGGFGPHIDDMTGQLRVPQSRFHEARIFLAGQGIPKEPISGLSALSEQNAMTTSQFMEQARYNAAIEQELARSIGQISGVQHARVHLATPKQSVFVRDRTPPKASVVITRYSGRSVSEQQVQAIVHLVSSSIPYLMPEDVTVVDNFGNLMTKSPDTAPLGLTSAQAEHKRTQEELLRTRVVEILSPVVGEANVRSQVNLTLDFTQVESTTEDYDRGGNGPRTRSEVMAEDRNANMDAAGVPGATTNTPPANASVTQNTGITPGEGGGVSNLKSSRTTRNYELDKSVQHVKNAQGGVSRMTVAVVINERPVVVPEGTEVDPAAPTSVAYTDQELERMLNLVRGVVGYNEARGDNVTIMPARFEPVAPLEPMVPWYQDDMVINSFKSGLMTILLLVFLIIVVRPVIKSLIGITPEEAAARALAEAAGTTPPGELSEEEMNMIQIGEGESLEDIKAKLRPKKSSISADMLDTANTYDDKVALIRMLVAEDSGRVANVLKRMIKAS is encoded by the coding sequence ATGAGTACAGCGGTAATGAACCCCACCACCTTCCAGGGTGCAGACGCAGCCAGTGGACCCAATAATGTGCCAGCCACGGCAGGCAACAATGCAGGCGCGATGACTGCGGGTCAGGGCGGTGACGCCGGCGGCACAGGCATGGTGGTGGCAGGTGGCCCTATGGCGCAAATGCGCCAGGTGTTGCAGCAGCCCACTGTTAAAAAATCAATGCCTGCCATCGTGGCGTTGATGACGGTTGTGATTCTGGCCTTGGCCTACAGCTGGATGCAGGCACCACAAAGCCGCACCTTGTTGCCAGGCTTGCAAGGCGCTGACTTGCAAACGGCCTACGAGAGTTTGCAGCAAGGCGGCTTTGGCCCACACATTGACGACATGACAGGTCAGCTGCGCGTGCCGCAGTCCCGCTTTCATGAAGCACGCATTTTCCTGGCCGGTCAGGGTATTCCTAAAGAGCCTATTTCGGGTTTGAGCGCTCTGAGTGAGCAAAACGCCATGACCACCAGTCAGTTCATGGAGCAAGCGCGTTACAACGCCGCCATTGAGCAAGAGCTGGCGCGCAGCATTGGCCAAATATCTGGCGTGCAGCACGCCCGTGTGCACTTGGCCACGCCCAAGCAAAGCGTTTTTGTACGTGACCGCACACCGCCCAAGGCGTCCGTGGTGATTACCCGCTACTCAGGCCGCAGCGTGAGTGAGCAGCAAGTACAAGCCATCGTGCATTTGGTCTCCAGCAGCATCCCTTACCTCATGCCTGAAGATGTGACTGTGGTGGATAACTTTGGCAACCTGATGACCAAGTCGCCAGACACCGCACCGCTGGGCCTGACATCGGCACAAGCTGAGCACAAGCGTACACAGGAAGAGTTGCTGCGCACACGCGTGGTTGAGATCTTGTCGCCAGTTGTGGGTGAGGCCAACGTACGCTCACAAGTCAACCTCACACTAGACTTCACGCAAGTCGAAAGCACCACCGAAGACTACGACCGCGGTGGCAATGGCCCGCGCACACGGTCTGAGGTCATGGCTGAAGACCGCAACGCCAACATGGATGCGGCGGGTGTGCCGGGTGCAACCACCAACACACCACCTGCCAACGCTTCTGTGACGCAAAACACAGGCATCACACCTGGCGAAGGCGGCGGCGTGAGCAACCTCAAATCCAGCCGCACCACGCGCAACTACGAGCTGGACAAGTCTGTGCAGCACGTTAAAAACGCGCAAGGCGGCGTGAGTCGCATGACAGTGGCGGTGGTGATTAACGAGCGCCCAGTGGTGGTGCCCGAGGGTACAGAAGTAGACCCCGCAGCACCAACGTCTGTGGCCTACACCGACCAGGAACTGGAGCGCATGTTGAACCTGGTACGCGGCGTGGTGGGCTACAACGAAGCACGTGGCGACAACGTAACCATCATGCCCGCCAGGTTTGAGCCAGTGGCCCCGCTAGAGCCCATGGTGCCCTGGTACCAGGACGATATGGTGATCAACAGCTTTAAGTCTGGCTTGATGACGATTCTGTTGCTGGTCTTCCTCATCATCGTGGTGCGTCCAGTCATCAAGAGCTTGATTGGCATCACACCAGAAGAGGCAGCGGCACGAGCATTGGCCGAGGCAGCGGGCACAACGCCACCGGGCGAGCTCAGCGAAGAAGAGATGAACATGATTCAGATTGGTGAAGGCGAGAGCTTGGAGGACATCAAGGCCAAGCTGCGCCCCAAGAAGTCCAGCATCTCTGCCGACATGCTCGATACGGCCAATACCTACGACGACAAAGTGGCCCTTATCCGCATGTTGGTGGCCGAAGACTCAGGCCGCGTTGCAAACGTACTCAAGCGCATGATCAAGGCGTCTTAA
- the fliG gene encoding flagellar motor switch protein FliG, with amino-acid sequence MADKDDKKKGDKDAKAKGKDGGGEVAKPLTDAIPMTEALQEELDGLTGTQRAAVLVLLLGEQQAADIIRYLNPKEVQALGGAMVSLSDLSQEAVNVVLDEFVATLKKQTSLGLGTSDYVEKVLKRALGPDKAASVLSRIMPGQGSKGLEILKWMDARSIAEMIRGEHPQVTAIILSVLDYDVAADVLAFLDPPTRAEIVQRVASLETVQPSAMEELESIMKSQFSNNSSAQSSSFGGIKAAAKIMNFTKVDLESSVMRGLTELDPELTQKIQDNMFTFENLAGVDNRGIQTLMRAVEPDMLMTALKGAPEFVKEKFFDNMSSRARVMFIDEMEAKGPLRIADVEDAQKNIMRIARKMSDAGELMLVGRGDDFV; translated from the coding sequence ATGGCTGACAAAGACGACAAGAAAAAAGGCGATAAAGACGCAAAAGCCAAAGGCAAGGACGGCGGCGGCGAAGTTGCAAAACCGCTAACAGATGCCATCCCGATGACCGAGGCTTTGCAAGAAGAGTTGGATGGTCTAACGGGAACCCAGCGCGCAGCTGTATTGGTTTTACTGTTGGGTGAACAACAGGCGGCTGACATCATTCGATATTTAAACCCCAAAGAGGTGCAAGCCCTGGGTGGCGCGATGGTCTCGCTGTCTGATTTGTCGCAAGAAGCCGTTAACGTGGTGTTAGACGAATTTGTGGCGACCCTGAAGAAGCAAACCAGCCTGGGCTTGGGTACCAGCGACTATGTCGAAAAAGTGCTCAAACGCGCACTGGGCCCAGACAAGGCCGCCTCGGTGCTCAGCCGCATCATGCCCGGACAGGGCAGCAAAGGCCTTGAGATCCTGAAGTGGATGGATGCGCGCTCTATTGCTGAGATGATTCGCGGCGAGCACCCGCAGGTTACGGCCATTATTTTGTCGGTGCTGGATTACGACGTGGCCGCTGACGTATTGGCGTTTCTGGATCCGCCCACGCGTGCCGAAATCGTTCAGCGTGTTGCAAGTCTAGAGACCGTGCAGCCTTCTGCGATGGAGGAGCTGGAGTCCATCATGAAGTCACAGTTCTCCAACAACTCGTCGGCACAGTCGTCCAGTTTTGGCGGTATCAAGGCTGCGGCCAAGATCATGAACTTCACCAAGGTTGATCTGGAGTCCAGCGTGATGCGTGGCCTAACAGAGCTGGACCCGGAGCTGACGCAAAAGATTCAGGACAACATGTTCACCTTCGAGAACCTCGCAGGTGTGGACAACCGCGGCATACAAACACTCATGCGTGCGGTAGAGCCAGACATGTTGATGACAGCGCTCAAGGGTGCACCAGAGTTTGTGAAAGAGAAGTTCTTTGACAACATGTCGTCGCGTGCACGCGTCATGTTTATTGACGAAATGGAAGCCAAAGGTCCATTGCGCATTGCCGATGTTGAAGATGCACAAAAGAACATCATGCGCATTGCCCGCAAGATGTCTGACGCTGGCGAGTTGATGCTGGTAGGACGCGGTGATGACTTTGTCTAA
- a CDS encoding FliI/YscN family ATPase, giving the protein MHPAIQRATMSKLDFSDVIGKDLQRVHSPAPERSGTLVRSVGLTLETRGVMAPLGAVCEVIGTDGARVEAEVVGFNDKTLFLMPFTEISGIGPGAVVRVVSAVAQVQLGPELLGRVIDGRGEPLDGKPAPVCSDRLSLQGRPINPMERGPIDSVLDVGVKAINGVLTVGRGQRLGLVAGSGVGKSVLLGMLTRFTKADVVVIGLIGERGREVQAFINESLGPEGMAKSVLVAAPANVSPVLRLKATHLTHVIAEYFRDQGKNVLMLVDSLTRVAHAQREIGLAVGEPPTAKGYPPSVFALLPNLIERAGVGRNGHGSITAIYTVLAEGDDGNDPIVDIARASLDGQVMLSRSLADAAHYPAIDLTGSISRVMQNLLSPEDLKRANRFRRLWTLYQQNQDLIQVGAYDAGTNPELDQAIALRDEMVRYLQQGMHEEVGYDTSQSMLSSVMGVHHEFG; this is encoded by the coding sequence ATGCACCCAGCGATTCAGCGAGCGACGATGAGCAAGCTTGATTTCTCTGATGTCATTGGTAAAGACTTGCAGCGCGTGCACAGTCCAGCGCCTGAGCGCAGTGGCACGCTGGTGCGCTCCGTAGGTCTTACGCTGGAGACGCGCGGTGTCATGGCACCACTGGGTGCCGTGTGCGAAGTGATTGGCACAGACGGCGCGCGCGTTGAGGCCGAAGTGGTGGGCTTTAACGACAAGACCTTGTTCCTCATGCCATTTACCGAAATATCTGGCATTGGCCCGGGTGCTGTAGTGCGTGTGGTCAGTGCTGTTGCCCAAGTGCAGCTAGGCCCTGAGCTGTTAGGACGCGTGATTGACGGACGCGGTGAGCCGCTGGATGGCAAGCCTGCGCCCGTGTGCTCAGACCGTTTAAGCCTGCAAGGCCGCCCCATCAACCCCATGGAGCGCGGCCCTATTGACTCGGTGTTGGATGTAGGCGTTAAAGCCATTAACGGCGTTTTAACCGTTGGCCGTGGCCAGCGCCTGGGACTTGTTGCTGGCTCTGGCGTGGGTAAAAGTGTGCTGCTGGGCATGCTCACCCGATTTACCAAAGCTGATGTGGTGGTCATTGGCCTCATTGGTGAGCGCGGACGCGAAGTGCAAGCGTTTATCAACGAGTCGTTGGGCCCAGAGGGCATGGCCAAGTCGGTGTTGGTGGCTGCACCTGCCAACGTCTCGCCGGTATTGCGTCTTAAAGCCACACACCTCACACACGTGATTGCCGAGTACTTCAGAGACCAAGGCAAAAACGTACTCATGCTGGTAGACAGCCTCACCCGTGTGGCCCATGCCCAACGTGAAATAGGTTTGGCAGTGGGTGAGCCACCGACTGCCAAAGGCTACCCGCCATCTGTGTTTGCCCTGCTGCCCAATCTGATTGAGCGCGCGGGTGTTGGGCGCAACGGTCATGGCTCTATCACCGCTATCTACACCGTGTTGGCCGAAGGCGATGACGGCAACGACCCCATTGTTGACATTGCACGTGCCTCGCTGGATGGGCAAGTGATGTTGTCGCGCTCATTGGCCGACGCTGCGCATTATCCCGCCATTGATTTGACGGGCTCTATCTCGCGGGTGATGCAAAACCTGTTGTCGCCAGAAGATCTTAAACGTGCGAACCGTTTTCGCCGCTTGTGGACCTTGTATCAGCAAAATCAAGACCTCATACAAGTGGGCGCCTACGACGCAGGTACCAACCCAGAGCTGGATCAAGCCATTGCCCTGCGCGACGAGATGGTGCGTTACCTGCAGCAAGGCATGCATGAAGAGGTGGGTTACGACACGTCGCAATCCATGCTGTCCAGTGTGATGGGGGTGCATCATGAGTTTGGTTAA
- a CDS encoding flagellar export protein FliJ, with the protein MSLVKSAWPVLAEQAQKKVDYLEAQLVQVKAKEQQQHQQLLRVSAMVEEYRVKQRTLEQGGNLSDSVNCRNFLSQLVGVEIQAERGYKAAANNRFDVARELKEARIELEKMKKLVAREKKVTQQLAAKQAQKSMDELATMRHGWRHA; encoded by the coding sequence ATGAGTTTGGTTAAAAGTGCATGGCCTGTATTGGCCGAGCAAGCGCAAAAAAAGGTCGACTATCTAGAGGCGCAGTTGGTGCAAGTCAAAGCCAAAGAGCAGCAGCAGCACCAACAGCTGCTGCGCGTCAGCGCCATGGTGGAGGAGTACCGCGTGAAGCAGCGCACCCTGGAGCAGGGCGGCAACTTGAGTGATAGCGTCAACTGCCGCAACTTTTTAAGCCAGCTCGTTGGCGTAGAAATACAAGCCGAGCGCGGCTATAAGGCCGCAGCCAACAATCGCTTTGACGTGGCGCGCGAACTGAAAGAAGCGCGCATTGAGCTTGAAAAAATGAAAAAACTGGTGGCGCGCGAGAAAAAAGTCACACAGCAACTCGCTGCCAAGCAAGCGCAAAAGTCCATGGACGAGCTGGCCACCATGCGCCACGGCTGGCGTCACGCATAA
- a CDS encoding DUF1840 domain-containing protein, which yields MVKFKSKATADIIMLKAHADVVLSVWHKVPNQAGILQVADMPAAIEALRHYAQHHDGQDTDADMVAHDGPGHGNEDGANSQTNMGVHWSTRLAPLIAMVTSAMQAQVDVTWDVS from the coding sequence ATGGTGAAGTTCAAGTCAAAAGCAACAGCAGACATCATTATGTTGAAAGCGCACGCTGATGTGGTCTTGTCTGTGTGGCACAAAGTACCCAACCAGGCCGGCATCTTGCAGGTGGCAGACATGCCCGCCGCCATAGAGGCCTTGCGCCACTACGCTCAACATCATGATGGCCAAGACACCGACGCCGACATGGTTGCGCACGACGGCCCTGGGCACGGCAACGAAGACGGCGCGAATAGCCAAACCAATATGGGTGTGCATTGGTCAACACGTCTTGCGCCGTTGATTGCCATGGTGACCAGTGCCATGCAAGCGCAGGTTGATGTGACTTGGGATGTGAGCTAG
- a CDS encoding UPF0149 family protein, which translates to MNQPTPFTPDEFDALDHILDDIRTRDDEAPQWEFAEGFMAAVLCARRPIDTREALEVLLGGAEVPGGIAFKDDAQRTAFEGLWHKRLAEIEAQLDADIKALDDEAAYSPEVMDVRGAVATLPEDERAAIAQDDIPSFAQVWALGFMFAVENWPDDWELPRDKESAEFIDEALTRIVALTEDDKGVPVLSMLEDEDGEEGEPSVSQERANAFGEALWAVYDLRKAWRALGPKVAPVQVAATPGRNDPCHCGSGKKYKKCHGV; encoded by the coding sequence ATGAACCAACCAACACCCTTTACGCCCGACGAATTTGATGCCTTAGACCACATACTGGACGACATACGCACCCGTGATGATGAAGCGCCGCAGTGGGAGTTCGCCGAGGGTTTTATGGCAGCCGTATTGTGCGCGCGTCGTCCCATTGACACCCGCGAAGCCCTGGAAGTGTTGCTGGGCGGCGCAGAGGTGCCAGGGGGCATCGCATTTAAAGACGATGCGCAACGCACAGCGTTTGAGGGCTTGTGGCACAAGCGCTTGGCTGAGATTGAAGCCCAGCTGGATGCTGATATCAAAGCGTTAGACGACGAGGCTGCCTATTCGCCAGAGGTAATGGATGTACGCGGTGCCGTGGCCACCTTGCCAGAAGACGAGCGCGCCGCGATTGCCCAGGACGACATTCCCTCGTTTGCACAGGTCTGGGCGTTGGGTTTTATGTTCGCCGTTGAAAACTGGCCAGATGACTGGGAGCTGCCGCGCGACAAAGAGTCCGCCGAGTTCATTGACGAGGCGCTCACGCGCATCGTGGCGTTGACCGAAGACGACAAAGGGGTGCCTGTGTTGTCCATGCTGGAAGACGAAGACGGCGAAGAGGGCGAGCCCAGCGTCAGCCAAGAGCGCGCCAATGCCTTTGGCGAAGCCCTGTGGGCGGTTTATGACCTGCGCAAAGCCTGGCGCGCGCTAGGCCCTAAAGTGGCCCCCGTTCAAGTGGCTGCCACACCTGGGCGCAACGACCCCTGCCATTGCGGCAGCGGTAAAAAATACAAAAAATGTCACGGGGTTTGA
- a CDS encoding CinA family protein, translating into MMIHNDIPELALALTDRAWTLATAESCTGGGIAKACTDWSGSSQWFEAGLVTYSNAAKTRLLGVNADLIEAHGAVSAPVAKAMAQGAAVATGAQVTIATTGIAGPTGGTPDKPVGTVWLAWSVDGIVRTQHQVFTGNREQVRNATVAFALQHALELVRKLAPN; encoded by the coding sequence ATGATGATTCACAACGACATACCCGAACTGGCGCTGGCGTTAACCGACAGAGCCTGGACACTGGCCACGGCCGAGAGCTGCACAGGCGGCGGCATTGCCAAGGCTTGTACAGACTGGTCAGGTTCCAGCCAGTGGTTTGAAGCCGGCTTGGTGACCTACAGCAACGCGGCCAAAACAAGGCTTCTTGGCGTCAACGCAGACCTCATTGAGGCGCACGGCGCCGTTAGTGCGCCCGTGGCCAAAGCCATGGCCCAGGGCGCCGCTGTGGCCACGGGCGCTCAAGTGACGATTGCCACCACCGGTATTGCCGGCCCCACGGGCGGCACACCCGACAAGCCCGTGGGCACGGTATGGCTGGCATGGTCTGTAGACGGCATTGTGCGCACCCAGCACCAGGTGTTTACTGGCAACCGTGAGCAAGTGCGCAACGCCACCGTGGCATTTGCCCTGCAGCACGCTCTCGAGTTGGTGCGCAAGCTGGCGCCTAACTAA
- a CDS encoding phosphatidylglycerophosphatase A codes for MNNPYSAHAEHGNAPVTKPSWRFMAAHPARWLALGFGAGLATVAPGTVGSLWAWAAYLVLDIWLSTTAWLALIGIGFVVGCWACKVCAQHMQVMDSSHMVWDEVIAFWLVLLLVMPQGLAGQALAFGLFRLFDAVKFGPTAWADQHFKGFGWRGGFGVMFDDIVAAALTLLVWAIGLRIWEGI; via the coding sequence ATGAACAACCCGTATTCAGCACACGCCGAGCATGGCAACGCACCAGTGACCAAACCCTCATGGCGCTTTATGGCCGCGCATCCAGCGCGCTGGCTGGCACTGGGCTTTGGCGCGGGCTTGGCCACCGTAGCGCCAGGCACAGTGGGTAGCTTGTGGGCATGGGCGGCCTATCTGGTGTTGGACATATGGCTTAGCACCACAGCGTGGCTGGCCTTAATTGGCATTGGCTTTGTGGTGGGTTGCTGGGCATGCAAAGTGTGCGCGCAACACATGCAAGTGATGGACTCCAGTCACATGGTGTGGGACGAGGTGATTGCGTTTTGGCTGGTGTTGCTGCTGGTCATGCCGCAAGGCCTGGCAGGCCAAGCCTTGGCCTTTGGACTGTTCAGGTTGTTTGACGCCGTCAAGTTTGGCCCCACTGCCTGGGCAGACCAGCACTTCAAGGGCTTTGGCTGGCGTGGTGGTTTTGGCGTGATGTTTGACGACATAGTGGCTGCAGCACTCACGCTGCTGGTGTGGGCCATTGGCCTGCGTATCTGGGAAGGCATTTGA